The Hippea jasoniae genome includes the window TGAGCCACGCTTTTTAAGCTGCACATATTGCGAGACTACATCAACTATATCGATCTGGCTCTTTAAAAACTCAGCAACATCCCCCATCGCAATAAATATACCATTTTATGGGTCATCTAACCACTGTTTTTGAGGTCTTGACAAATTCGGGGGGGGATATATATAGTTGCCAAAACAACTATTAGGAGGTGGTAAAATATGGAAAATGTGCGATTGACAAAGTTATTCTTAGTTTCAACATTGGTGGTATTGATAACAGCTATCGTTGTAATCGGTGGCAATGTAGTTATATCACTCAGTAATCGTTCTAAAATAGGTAAGGTTGAGATGGTTGATATTGTTAGTTTAAAACACTACAACAAGGCAGCTATAGATCTTGCAAAATGTAAGGATTATTTTATTAGATATGCATTTATGGATGATGAGTCTGCTTTGGTTACTGCAAAGAATTTTTGTTCTGAGGCTATTTCTTTGATAAACAAAACCATAAAGCTGAACAGAGCAAACCCTTCCTTGGTTTCAAATCTGAAAGATATAAGGCGGTTGCTTGAGGATTTTTATCAATCCGGAGTTGCTTTTGCACAAGAATTTAAGGAAACGCACAACATAAGTGAGTCAACTAAAAATAAATTTTATACTGCATTTGATGTCATAGCAAAAAGAATCGCTATGCTTGTTGAGACATCGAATAAGGATGTAAAGGAGTGTATGGAAGGCATTAAATCCCGCAGTGTCAATCTTTTAATTTTAGTTAGCGTAGGAAACTTAATTGTTATAGCCCTTATAGTTGGTTTGTATTTTGTGGTTAAATCATATATTATTCACCCCCTACTTACAGCTGTTGAGAAAACAGAATATTTAGCAAAAGGCGATTTAACTAAAAGATTTGATGTTATTACAGGTAATGAAATAGGAATTTTAAAAAGTGGAATTAACAAAGTTATCGATTCAATGAGAAATATAGCTATACAACTCCATAAAGAAGCCGATGAATTAACAGAACAATCAAATACACTTGCATCCTCTGCAACAGAAATATCGGCAACCATTGAAGAAACGACAAGAAACACAGAAGAGATGGCGCATGCGGTTAGTGATACCGTTGAGGCTATAAATAATGTGGCTGAAGCTACAGAGAAAGTTAATATGCTTGCTCAGGAAGTGGGAGAAGTTAACCGTGAGATGATGGAGGATATAGAGGATAGATTAAAAAGAATGGAGGAAAATGCAAAGTTGGCTAAGGAAGCTATCGAACAGATTAACACCGTTGGAGATGCAAGTAAACAAATTGGCCAAATAATTGGTGTTATTAATGAAATAGCCGATCAAACAAACCTGCTTGCCCTAAATGCTGCAATTGAGGCAGCAAGAGCCGGTGAGGCTGGACGAGGCTTTGCTGTGGTTGCAGATGAGGTTAGAAAATTAGCAGAAAAGACGCAAAGGGCTACAGAGGAGATAAGAGAAATGATTCAAAAAATGCAGTCTGATACTCAGATCGCCATTCAAAAAACAGATACCGCAGCAAATATGATTTTAAGTGAAAAAGAAAAAGCCAATGAGGATAAACAGCATATAGAAAGTGTGGTTAATAAAACTTCTAATGTTATAGAAGAACTCAATACGACCTCGGCTGCTATTGAAGAGTTGTCTGCAACAGCAAACGAAATTGATGCTCAGGTTAAAGAAGTTGTGCAGGCTGCAGAAGATAACGCAAAAGCTGTGACAGATATTGCACGTATCTCAGAAGAAGTAAAATCTATGGCCGATAGAATTAACAAGCTTGTAAGGGTATTTAAGGTTGAGTGAGATTGATATGTTAACGGGTGTAGGGCTATGAGCCCGAGCCCTTCAACTTAAATATGTAAACCATAAATCCCACCCTTATCATCAGATATGTTTTACCAGATGTCAGCTGCCCTTTAAAACTTCTTTATTATTCCATCTCGATAATTCTTATTTGTTCTTTTTTAAAAAGGTAACATAGCTTATTGGTATTAAACAGTTTTCTGCTTTTTATGGCTTGTAATGCTTCTTTATCTGTTTCATTTCCTGCGGGCATATTTATTACAAGCTCTTTAAAGAAATCAGGCGTATATGAGTCTGAGAATAATAACTCACATTCAGATAAATTACCTTTGCTGTCTATATGAAAGATAAAATGGCCAAGGTTACTGGTAATCATAAACATATCATTCCTAAAAATATCACTTTCTTTGGTGTGGGATAGATATACAGAAGAACACACATAATCATGAACACTATTACATCTGCATCTATCAATTATCTTATATTCAGCTATTTTTTGTTTAAAATAGTCTTCTTCTATATCCATACCAAGCAAGCTTTCTTCGAAGTTTATATCCTCTTTTTCTATCTCTTTGTTATAAAACTGCCTTTTTTGATCTTTGTAATGAAGATAAATAATACAGGCTATAAAGTTGTATAAGCCTTCAAACACTTAAAACTCCTAAATTTTTGGTTTCCTCTGTCAAAATAGCTATATATTTTTTCTGTCAAATAACCTCTTTTTGTTCTATTTTGCAGCCGAACTTAGGTGATGTCAAATTATTTAGGAATTGGGAAAATGAAAGTGGTGTAGTTGATGATAAAAACCTCAAATATTATTATACTTGTAAAATTATATAATTTTTGTACTATTTTTCTGTGTCAGAGAAAAGGGTAGAAAGTAGGATTTCTATTTTTTTTAGGCTTTTAAGAATAAATCAATATGTAAAAAATTTTTATATATTTGTGCCTTTTATATTTGCTTTTCGTGTTCCTAATAGTGATGTTTATATTTCCTTTTTATTATTCTGCTTTTTGACAAGTTCTGTTTATATTTTTAACGATTTAATTGATTATGATTTTGATAGATTTCATCCGGTTAAAAGATTTAGACCTATAGCAAGTGGAGCCGTTTCTAAAAGTTTAGCTTATAAAATTTTTGCTATATTTGCTGTTTTTTCTCTTTTTGGTGCTTTTGTATTTGCATATAAAGTTTTTTTTATTTTTCTACTTTATTTTTTTCTTAATATTTTATATTCATTGCGTTTAAAACATATACCCGTTATAGATATTTTTGTTTTAGCCTCAGGGTTTGTAATTAGGTTGTATATAGGGAGTTTTTCTGGTTCAATAGAGTTGTCTCGCTGGATTGTTATAATGACTTTCCTTTTATCTTTGTTGGTGGCTTTAGGCAAAAGGAGAGATGATTTAATAGCAATTGAAGATGGGGTATGTGTAAGAAAAAGTATTAAAGGATATAATCTTAATTTTATAGATGCAGCGATGGTTTTTATGAGTTCCGTTATAACTGTTTCTTATATATTATATACTTTCTCTGAGGATGTTAAGCAACATTTTCATTCAAAAAATCTTTATTTAACTACTTTTTTTGTTTTGATGGGTATTTTCAGGTATTTGGAAATAGCTATGGTTGAAAACAAAAGTGGAGACCCTACCTCTCTTATACTTAAGGATAGGTTTCTCCAAATTACTGTTTTTTTGTGGCTGATTAGTTTTCTTTTTATTGCTTATGGGTTTAAAATACATTTTTAAGAAGTAGCATTCTCCTTTTGGCAAAAAAGGTATGGTTTTGTAATATTTGTTTTTAATCTCTTCCAGAAAAGAGGTTTTATATTTCTGATAATTTAAGTTAGAGCATTTGCATATATAGAAAGTAGCTTTATTTACAGTAAACTGGGTGATAGTTGCAAACTTAAAATATTTCTTTATCTCATTAAATTTAGATTTTTTCTTTAGGAATATATAAATAGTGCTTCTCTTTATTTTTTTTACATCAAATAACCTATCGAATTCTCTTCCATATTTTGAGTCATTAAAAATCATAAATACATTTCTGTTGCAATGGTAGGATAATATAGAGGCAGATGTATATCCCGTAGTAAAAAGAAGATGATCTGAGTATCTATTATTAATAATTGAGCATATTTGCTTTGTGTTTGTGAATAAAATCAGGGATGGGTATTTTTTGTTTTTGTAAAAAAGATTTTTTGGAATAGCTATAGCTACAAAAAGTATAAATGCATGAAAAAGAGAAAAATAGAAAGAAAGTTTTAAAAATTTGTTTATGTACTCAGTATTTATGTTATCAAAAAGTAATACAAATAATGGTATGTCAATAAGAAACCAATGTAAACCTATTTTTACTTTAAATGAAGCTATTGTAAATATTACGATAAGTGGAGAAAGAGTTATAAAGATGAATTTTGTTAGTTTGTTGTATTGTTTGTTTTTTAGGCTTTTTATAACATAATAGATTCCCCAGGGAGTTAGAATATAAATTATCATTAACAGATAGATTGTAAAGTGGCTTAAAGAAAAGGTTAGGTGTCTGGTTCTTGCAAAGAAGTTAAAGATTATGTTATTCCAGCAGGAGATATAATTAAAATAAAGATTTTCAAGTATAGATGGTAGAGTTCCTAATAGAGAGAAAAATATAACTTTGTAAGATTTTTTCTTATTCTCAAATATTGCATATAGATATAAACCCATAATTAAAAGACCGCTTAAGTACTTACTCAAAAATGATAATCCTAAAAATAATCCTGAAACAAAAGCTTTTGTTTTCCATAATTTATTTTTTTCTATTGAGGATATAAAAAAATACATACCTATACTACCAAACAAGAAAAGAGGTATGTCGTTAGTTATTAATGAGGTTAGAATATCTATAGGGGATAAGAGTAAAAAAAGTGGAGCTATGGAAGACTTAAATTTGTCTTGAGTGAATAAAAATCCAATCTCATACAAAATGTAAGCTACAGTTATCGTAGATAAAAATGCAAAAAGCCTGTAAAAAACATACGAATGGGAAAAAAAATTTAAAAAATAAATAATCCACCCTATCATTGGAGGGTGATCGTAATATCCTAACTGTAGATGTTTGCCCCATACAGTAAAATATGCCTCATCACCAGTAAGTGGAAATAGAGAAATTAGTACTAATTTTAAAAAAATTACTATAGCCAGTTGTGTTCTAAAATGCATAAATAAACTTTTCTTTTCCATTACCTAAACATTATAGCACAATTTTGTATTGACACAAATATGTGTTGAGTTTAAGTGGTTAAAAATGTAATATAGGATCGCTATGTTTAGAAGCTGGGGAAATTATCCTAAATTTAAAATCTATAATGCATATTATCTGCATGATTACTCAAATCTTAAAACCTGGTTAAAGAAAAAAAGAAATATTATATGTTATGGTAATGGAAGAAGCTATGGGGATAGCTGTTTGGCTGAAAATGTGATTGTAACCAAACCTTATGATTTTTTTGTAAGGTTTGATAAAAACAAGGGTTTTCTTGAGGCCAATGCAGGAGTTATGCTAAAAGATATACTTGAAACGATAGTGCCAAATGGCTGGTTTTTACCTGTTACGCCGGGTACTAAATTTGTTACACTTGGAGGAGCTATTGCTTCTGATGTTCACGGCAAAAATCATCATATCGATGGAAGCTTTAGTGAATGGATTGAGTGGTTGGATTTAATGTTGCCGGATGGGAGCATAAATAGGGTTTATAAGAATGATGAACTATTTAAAGCTACTTGCGGAGGTATGGGGTTAACAGGTGTTATACTTTCATCTCGTATTAAATTGAAAAAGATACAATCATCGATAATAGATGAGATAATAATTAAAGTGGAAAACTTGAGAGAAATGTTTGATGTATTTGAAAAATATTCGACATATCCTTACTCTGTAGCTTGGATAGATTGTCTTTCTGAGTCTAAGCATTTAGGTAGAGGATTAGTTATGATTGGTAGATTTATGAATAATGGTATTTTGAAGTATGAACAAAAAAAAAGAAAAAATATACCATTAAACTTACCTTCTTTTTTTCTTAATAGCATATCTGTTTCTATTTTTAATGAAGTTTACTATAATAGATTCCTTGATAAAATTATTCATAATACTGTTTCAATAGATGAATTTTTCTATCCATTAGATGCGATTAATAACTGGAATAGAATTTATGGTAAAGGTGGTTTTTTGCAGTATCAATTTATCATACCCAAACATTACGGATATGATGGGGTATCTGAGATACTGAGGTTAATATCCAAAACCAAAAAGGGTTCTTTTTTAGCGGTTTTGAAGCTATACGGTAAAGCAAATAAAAATTATCTTACATTTCCCCTTGAAGGTTATTCTTTGGCATTAGATTTTAAATATGAAAGAGGAATATTGGAGTTTCTTGATAAGCTGGATGAGATAGTTGTTAAATATCATGGAAGAATATATTTAGCTAAAGATGCAAGAATGAAGAGGGAAGTTTTTGAAAAAGGATATCCTTATGTTGAGGAGTTTAGAAAAATAAGAAGATTTTACGGTATGATAAATACATTTAATTCATACCAGAGTATTAGATTAGGGATATAGGAGAGTTAGCGGTGAAACTGCTTATTGTAGGAGCAAATAGCGATATAGCAAAGGCCACAGCAAGAATTTTTGCAAAGAATGGTTTTGACTTAATTCTTGCGAGTCGAAATACAACGGAATTAAAAAGAATAAAGGATGATATCGAAATAAGAAGCTCTGTTGATGTTAGAATATTTAAATTCGATGTTTCAGATATAAGAAATCATAAAACTTTTCTAAATGCTGTGGGTGATTTTGATGGTATTTTGGTAGCAAGTGGAATAATGTACGATCAATTAGCAATAAAAGAAGATTTTAATAAAATGATTGAAATGAATAATATAAATTTTATGGGACCTGTTAGCTTAATAAGTTTAGTTGCGGAGTTGTTTAAGAAGAAGAGAAAGGGATTTATTATAGGTATAAGCTCTGTAGCAGGAGATAGGGGTAGAAAAAAGAATTATTTTTATGGATCAACTAAATCTGCATTTAGTTGTTTTTTAAGTGGTTTAAGAAATGCTTTATCAAAATATAATATTCATGTTATAACAGTAAAACCAGGATTTGTTTATACAAAAATGACAGCACATATGAAGCTTCCTGCTTTTTTAACAGCATTACCTGAGGAAGTTGCTGAAGATATATGGAATGCATATATTAAAAAAAATGATATCGTTTACACAAAATCAATATGGAAAATGGTAATGTGTATTATAGTACATATTCCTGAAACTATATTTAAAGGATTGAGTATTTGATTGAATAGCATAGCTTTTTTTGATTTTGATGGAACGCTAACTTTTAGAGATACTTTTTTAGAATTTTTAAAAGATAGTGTTGATGTTAATAGTTTAGCAAAAAAAAGTCCGAGACTGTTTTATTATCTTTCTCTTTTTGAATTTAAGGTCATATCTAATTCTGATTTTAAACTATTTGTAGTAAGAGAGCTGTTTAAAAGCGAAGATTATTTCAGGTTGAGCGCCCAGAGATTCTCTAAAAAGATTTTTAAGTTTTTAAAAAGTAAAGCTGTTGCAAGGCTTATGTATCATAAAAAAAATGGTGATAAGGTGGTTATAGTTTCTGCTTCATTTGAAGAATATTTAAAGGATATCTCAAAACAGTTATGCGTTGATTTAATTGCTACAAAAATTACTTTCAAGGATAATGTGGCATATTATGATCCGGCAAATTGTTATGGAATTGAAAAGTATAAAAGAATTATTTCTATATATAGACTTGATAAATTTAAATATATTTATGCTTATGGGGATAGTAGAGGCGATTATTACATGTTGAAAATAGCTGATTATCCATACTATAGAGTTTTTTAGAATTACTCAAACTCCACTATGGTTGCACCGTCGCCGCCTTCGGATGGATGAGCAGGGTAGAATTTTCTAACATAGGGAAGCTGCTTTAGAGTTTCTCTTACCATATCTTTTAAAATGCCGTTGCCTATGCCATGGATAATGCGGGCTGATTCAACATTTTCCTTTGATAAAGAGTCAACGAATCTCAAAAGCTCATAATATGCCTCATCGCGTCTTTTGCCTATAAGGTTTAATTCAAGCGATTTAAGATTTTTTGCAGCAAATATGTTTATTTTCTTTTCTTTATCCTGTTTTGTTTGAATTTTTTTGAGTTTTGATGCATCTACCTTTATCGCTTTTCCGTCAACCTCTATTGTGGCTTTATTCTCTTTGATGGAAACAACAACGCCCTCTAAATTATTAAAGCTAACTCTATCGCCTATCTGTATGAAGTGGGGTTTATCCTCTTTTTTTTCTGTGTTGAATAAACTTTGAGCTTGTTTTGAGATTTCGTTGAGTTTTTTGTGCGCTTTTGAGATGTTTTTACTCTTTAGAAGATTTTTTAGCTCATGCTTTATCTCATCTAAAAGTTTTTCGTATTCTTCCTTCTTTTGTTCTTTTAATTGGTTGAGTTCCTCTGTTAATTTTTCCTTAAACGCCTGTTCATTTTTTATAAGCTCAAGGTAGCGTTTTTTTGTGCTTTCTAATTCGATGGCCTTTTGTTGCATGATTTTTGTTTGTCTTTGTAGCTGTTTTTCAACTTTTGAGATCAGGGTTTCATTCATGCTTAGGAATTTTTCTGCATCAAATACGATTTTTTCATCAACTGATAAGGTTTTTAAAATCTCGATGCCGTAGCTTCGCCCAATTCTGTCGTAAATCAAACGATATGTGGGTTTAAGCGTATCTATGTCAAACTCAAAGGCAGCTGTTCTAAAACCCTCGTTTTGCAGCGTGTAAGCTAATTTTTTGTAATGTGTTGTTGCAACGATTATGCTTTTTTTGGCAGCATTTTTTATTATTGCGTAGGCTATTGCCTCTCCCTCATCAGCGGCAGTGCCAGAGCCTATCTCATCAAGCAATAGAAGCGTTTTGTCTGTAGCTTTTGAATAGGCTTTTTTAAATGCAATCATCTTTGCAGAAAAACCGCTTAACGATTCAAATATATCCTGCTGATCACCTATTACAGCAAAAACATTGTCAAATTCACCAATTTCTAAATACTCTGCATTTATCGGTATCGTGGAATAAAAGCTTAATGCAATTAAGCCTACAGTCTTTAAAAATACGGTTTTTCCACCTGTGTTTGGTCCTGTTATGATAAGGTTTTTTGAGCTTTTTAGGTCAATATCTACAGGCTTTGTTTCTTTTATCGTTGCAAGAACAGGATGTCTTGCGTTTTTTGCAAACAGAATCGGTTTTTTTGAATATTCTATTTCGCAGTCAGGAAGTGTTTTTGAATAGGCGTATTTAGCGCAATTTAGATCTAAAAAACCCAATTTTTTCTCGTTGTATCTTAATCTTTTTGCGTTTTCTCTAACAAGCTGTGTGAGCTTTTGAAGTATCCGTTTTCTTTCTGCCTCCTCTTTGGCTATGAGCTCCTCTAACTTTGAGTTTTCTTTATAGACTGCATCAGGTTCAACAAACATGCCACCGCTTCTTGCAACCTCGATAATTCTGCCGCTAAAGTATTCTGAGTAGTTGGGTTTAACAAGAATTGTGTAGCGGGAGCTTTTTAAAAAAATTGCAGTATCCATTATCACATCGCGGGCTTTTGAGTGCATAATCGATTTTAAGATTCTTGTGATGTTCTGGGATGTGGCTTTTTTATTCTGTCTGATTTCAAAAAGATGCGCTGTTGCCGTATCCTTTAGTAAGCCGTAGTTATCTATAGCTTTTTTTATCTCATCAAACAGTTGGTAGGGTATGTCAAATTCGATGTATTGATACACCTCCTGTTCATGACTTGTTAAAAACTCCCTTATCTGTGTGAGCTGGCCAATAAAATCGCCAATCTTTTTGAGCTCTTTTTCATCTAACATACCATCAAAAGCACTTTTTACTATTGGTGTTATGTATATATCATCGATTGCAATATCTCCCCAGCGGATAAAGTATTCAAAAAACTTTAACATTATTTCGTATTGTTTTTTTGCTTTCTCTAAATTAAATTCAGGTTCGATACTTTTTAAGGTTTCTTTGCCGTAGCGGGTTTGTATATGCCTGCCAATAGTCTCTTTTAGACTGTCAAACTCAAGCAGCTGCAGCGTGTTTTTCATGATTTTACGCTGAAGCATTTAACAAACGCTTCAAACATCTCCGTGCCGAATTCTCTTATTAAAAAATCTTGATTTTCTTTTAATGCTTCAAAAGTTGTTTTGGGCGGAGTGTTTTTATATTCCCTTTTTGATGTGATGGCATCGAATATATCGCATATTGCACAGATCTGAGCAAAGTGACTAATCTGGGTTTTATGGTAGGGGTATCCGCTACCATCTTTTCTTTCGTGGTGTTCTAAAACGATTTTTTCAATTAAAGGTGAGTGTATTTTGAGCTGTTCTTTTAATATTTCAACGCCGTATATCGGATGTTTTTTGATTTCCTCATATTCCTCTTGAGAATATTTACCCTTTTTTAGAAGGATATTTTTATCTATCTTTAGCATGCCTATATCGTGTAGAAAATACCCTTTTGCCACCTCTTCAAGCTTTTTAGTTGAAATATCACTATACATCTTTTTTGTTAGCATAGATGCATAGACACCCACATTAAACATGTGAACGGCTAAATTGTTTATGTCGTTTTTGATAAATGTCAAAAAGGTTGTGATCGATGATGCATCGTTGAGCGTGTGGGCAACAAAATGCGATATATCTTTTGAAAGGGTAGGCGAAATGTTGAGATTGCTGTTATTTACAAGCTCCTCCATATTGTTTATCATCGAGATATATATAGCATAGAGCTTATTTTTCTTTTTTGTGTTGGGGTCGTTTAGGATATCGTCAATGTTTTTTGCTATGTATCGCTTGTATGCATTCAATTGGTTGATCGGTATATATGCAATAAAATTTTCATTATGCTGTAGAATGGGGCTGTTTTTTTCAAGTGGGGCGTTTTTGCTCAACAATAATAAGGGTTTTGTTTCTTCAAATATATAAACATCAAACTCTCTACTTTGTGATGGACGTAGTAATTTTATGCGTATAGGCACAAACTTTTTGTTCATCTATTTTTCTATTCCAACCCTCGCAATAACGCCTTTTTGATAATAATGCTTTATCTCTTTCATCTCTGTGACAAGGTCTGCCTTTTCAATAACCTTGTCTGTTGCATATCTGCCTGTGATCACAAGCTCTGTGTTGGGTGGCTTTTTATCCATAAGTTTGAGCAGGTCATCCTCACTAAATAGATTAAAGAATACGGCAATATTTGCCTCATCGAGTATTACCACATCGTATATACCTTCATCAAAGGCTTTGAGGACAAATTCATAACCCTCTTTAGCTTTATCGATGTCTGCCTGTTGAGGCTTAGAATGAATAAACCCCTCTCTACCAAACTGTTTTATGGTGATATTATCAAAACGGGATAAAGCCTTATGCTCGCTGTAGGGTAGGCCTTTTACAAACTGAGCAAACAGCACCTTTAAACCTGCACCTGCTGCCCTTATTGCAAGACCGATGGCAGCTGTGGTTTTACCCTTGCCGTTTCCCGTATAAACCTGAATGTAACCCTTTTCATTCATTGAGCACCTCTAAATTTTTCTTCTCTTTAACTAAAAATGTTTCTCCGATTTTTGATAAAGCCCTATAAAACAGAGGGGTTTGTTCATATTTTATTACATCATCAAAAAAATTAAAAATCCAGCTAAAGAGGTGATCAACGAAGAATTCTTTTATGATTGGTTTACATCCTTCACTATTTTCTATTAGAAAGGCTGCAAACTCAAGCTCAAATATCAAATAATCGGGAAACTCCCTTTCGTCAAATATCTCAAGACCGCAGGATTGATACAGCTCATTAACCCTATCTGCAGTTGCACCAGAAATAATGCCTTCTTTGTAAAACGACTCATAAGGATGCAGAGGTGTTTTGGGATAGTTTGATATAAACAGGCTTGTGTAAATGCCCTGCCACTCTTCAAACTTGAGCGATTTTAGCTCTTTCAAACCCTTTTTTAGATCTCTTATGCCGCTGATTTTATAGCCGTTTTTATTTAAGTTGCTGTAGGATGGATTTACAAGCTCTATGGCTTTTTCGATGATTTCTGAGTAGTTATCTTCAGGATAGGTAAATCCTATACTTAAAAATCTATACAAAGATGCCCTGTCTTTTTCCATTGTTTTCTCCTTTACATTAGGCAGAATTCATATATGGCCATTCTGGCAAAAACGCCGTTTTCTACTTGCCTTGTGATTAAGATTTTATCGTTTTCTTCATCAAATAAAGATGAGCTTAGCTCAACATTTCTATTAACAGGTCCGGGATGCATAATATAGCAGTCTGGCATATTCTTTTTGTTTATTCCAAAAAACCTTGCATACTCCTTCAAAGATGGTATGTTTTGGCCACTTTCCCTCTCAAGCTGAATCCTCAAAAGCATGACAAAGTCTTTGTTTTTTAGAGCTTCGTTGAGATTTGAGCAGATATGCATATGCGAAAGCCATTTTTTTTCAGGTAGCATCGTTTTGGGACCAAAAAATGATAGCTCCCAGTTGAACTTCTCTGCAAGCCACATATGGCTTTTTGCAACCCTGCTGTTTATTATATCGCCAATAATGCAAACCTTTAAGTTGTCAAGCCTGCCGGTTATTTCAAACATCGTCATAGCATCCAGAATTGCCTGAGATGGATGCTCATTTGTTCCATCACCTGCGTTGATAATGGGAATCTGTGTAAATTGACTTAAAAAATAAGGATAACCTGAGTGGTAATGCCTGATTACAAAGGCATCAGGTTTTATAGCCGATAGGTTTATAATCGTGTCGTAGTCGGTTTCACCTTTTTTTATACTTGATTGGTTGTGGTCTATGTTTATAACCTTTGCCCCCATTCGTTTGGCTGCCATCTCAAAGGATGTTCTTGTGCGCGTGCTGTTTTCAAAAAAGATCGTAATGATTGCCTTATCTTTTAAAATGTTGTTATAACTTGATCTGCCTGTTTTAAATGCTATCGCCCTCTTTACTATTAATTCTATCTCATTTTTTGAAAATTCCTTTATGCTTAAGAAATGGCGCATACAATCACCTCATTTTTCTATATCTCTATGCAAAACCTTACAATCGTATCCTTTAGCGTTAAACCACTCTTTAAAGTATTCCACAATGGCAACAGATCTGTGTTTGCCCCCTGTGCAACCAAATGACACCGTTAAATAACTCTTGCCCTCCTTTTTATACAAAGGCAAAAGTGTATTAAAAAAGTCCTCTACAAGTTTCAAAAAGGGTTTTGTCTGATTTTGAGCCAAAACAAATTCATATGTCTTTTTATTCAGACCCGTTGTGTTTTTATATTCGTCTATGAAATAGGGGTTTGTGATAAATCTAACATCAAAGATTATATCGCTTTCTGTGGGGATGCCATATTTGTATCCAAACGATAATAGCTGGATCATGATTTTTTTCTGTGATTTGATAAAACGCGAAAATATAAACTCCCTTAGAGATGTTGGTGATAGGGTTGATGTATCTATGACTGTATCTGCCCGTTTTTTTATTTCTGCTAATATTTTTTCCTCTTCCTCTATTGCATCCTTTAATGATAATCCTTTTAAAAGGCTTA containing:
- a CDS encoding endonuclease MutS2 — protein: MLQRKIMKNTLQLLEFDSLKETIGRHIQTRYGKETLKSIEPEFNLEKAKKQYEIMLKFFEYFIRWGDIAIDDIYITPIVKSAFDGMLDEKELKKIGDFIGQLTQIREFLTSHEQEVYQYIEFDIPYQLFDEIKKAIDNYGLLKDTATAHLFEIRQNKKATSQNITRILKSIMHSKARDVIMDTAIFLKSSRYTILVKPNYSEYFSGRIIEVARSGGMFVEPDAVYKENSKLEELIAKEEAERKRILQKLTQLVRENAKRLRYNEKKLGFLDLNCAKYAYSKTLPDCEIEYSKKPILFAKNARHPVLATIKETKPVDIDLKSSKNLIITGPNTGGKTVFLKTVGLIALSFYSTIPINAEYLEIGEFDNVFAVIGDQQDIFESLSGFSAKMIAFKKAYSKATDKTLLLLDEIGSGTAADEGEAIAYAIIKNAAKKSIIVATTHYKKLAYTLQNEGFRTAAFEFDIDTLKPTYRLIYDRIGRSYGIEILKTLSVDEKIVFDAEKFLSMNETLISKVEKQLQRQTKIMQQKAIELESTKKRYLELIKNEQAFKEKLTEELNQLKEQKKEEYEKLLDEIKHELKNLLKSKNISKAHKKLNEISKQAQSLFNTEKKEDKPHFIQIGDRVSFNNLEGVVVSIKENKATIEVDGKAIKVDASKLKKIQTKQDKEKKINIFAAKNLKSLELNLIGKRRDEAYYELLRFVDSLSKENVESARIIHGIGNGILKDMVRETLKQLPYVRKFYPAHPSEGGDGATIVEFE
- a CDS encoding HD-GYP domain-containing protein, coding for MNKKFVPIRIKLLRPSQSREFDVYIFEETKPLLLLSKNAPLEKNSPILQHNENFIAYIPINQLNAYKRYIAKNIDDILNDPNTKKKNKLYAIYISMINNMEELVNNSNLNISPTLSKDISHFVAHTLNDASSITTFLTFIKNDINNLAVHMFNVGVYASMLTKKMYSDISTKKLEEVAKGYFLHDIGMLKIDKNILLKKGKYSQEEYEEIKKHPIYGVEILKEQLKIHSPLIEKIVLEHHERKDGSGYPYHKTQISHFAQICAICDIFDAITSKREYKNTPPKTTFEALKENQDFLIREFGTEMFEAFVKCFSVKS
- a CDS encoding cob(I)yrinic acid a,c-diamide adenosyltransferase, whose protein sequence is MNEKGYIQVYTGNGKGKTTAAIGLAIRAAGAGLKVLFAQFVKGLPYSEHKALSRFDNITIKQFGREGFIHSKPQQADIDKAKEGYEFVLKAFDEGIYDVVILDEANIAVFFNLFSEDDLLKLMDKKPPNTELVITGRYATDKVIEKADLVTEMKEIKHYYQKGVIARVGIEK
- a CDS encoding TorD/DmsD family molecular chaperone is translated as MEKDRASLYRFLSIGFTYPEDNYSEIIEKAIELVNPSYSNLNKNGYKISGIRDLKKGLKELKSLKFEEWQGIYTSLFISNYPKTPLHPYESFYKEGIISGATADRVNELYQSCGLEIFDEREFPDYLIFELEFAAFLIENSEGCKPIIKEFFVDHLFSWIFNFFDDVIKYEQTPLFYRALSKIGETFLVKEKKNLEVLNE
- a CDS encoding aspartate carbamoyltransferase catalytic subunit encodes the protein MRHFLSIKEFSKNEIELIVKRAIAFKTGRSSYNNILKDKAIITIFFENSTRTRTSFEMAAKRMGAKVINIDHNQSSIKKGETDYDTIINLSAIKPDAFVIRHYHSGYPYFLSQFTQIPIINAGDGTNEHPSQAILDAMTMFEITGRLDNLKVCIIGDIINSRVAKSHMWLAEKFNWELSFFGPKTMLPEKKWLSHMHICSNLNEALKNKDFVMLLRIQLERESGQNIPSLKEYARFFGINKKNMPDCYIMHPGPVNRNVELSSSLFDEENDKILITRQVENGVFARMAIYEFCLM
- the rapZ gene encoding RNase adapter RapZ, which produces MEIILISGLSGSGKTTALGAFEDSGYFCIDNLPLSVIEKIVDVFELSNTTINKLAIVCDARDPNITGSISVIDRLKQNCQIKLLYLEANLNSLLKRFEQTRRNHPLSLLKGLSLKDAIEEEEKILAEIKKRADTVIDTSTLSPTSLREFIFSRFIKSQKKIMIQLLSFGYKYGIPTESDIIFDVRFITNPYFIDEYKNTTGLNKKTYEFVLAQNQTKPFLKLVEDFFNTLLPLYKKEGKSYLTVSFGCTGGKHRSVAIVEYFKEWFNAKGYDCKVLHRDIEK